The proteins below are encoded in one region of Pseudobacteriovorax antillogorgiicola:
- a CDS encoding DUF420 domain-containing protein, translating to MLFNQLSSEVALIDQMSRAPIVVDIMAVVLVLVLPAIVLSIVLAKRRQYLLHKRIQQVIAVVMGILIIGFEYEMRTMGWRQIAEDSPYYDSYVMPALIVHLLFAIPTFVLWILVVYGAAKNFGTPPKPSKYSMIHKRMGRAASYLSFGTGITAWLFYWLAFVVG from the coding sequence CTTCCGAGGTTGCTTTGATCGATCAAATGTCCCGGGCTCCTATCGTCGTTGATATCATGGCTGTCGTTTTAGTCTTAGTGCTTCCTGCCATAGTTTTAAGTATTGTTCTTGCTAAAAGGCGGCAATATCTTCTGCATAAAAGAATTCAGCAGGTGATCGCTGTGGTCATGGGAATTTTGATTATTGGTTTTGAATACGAAATGCGAACCATGGGCTGGAGACAGATAGCAGAGGACTCACCATATTACGATTCTTATGTTATGCCCGCGCTGATCGTTCATCTACTATTCGCTATTCCCACGTTTGTATTGTGGATATTGGTGGTTTATGGCGCTGCTAAAAATTTCGGGACCCCACCAAAACCTTCCAAATATAGTATGATACATAAGAGGATGGGGCGTGCCGCGTCCTACCTTTCCTTTGGCACAGGTATTACCGCTTGGTTGTTCTACTGGCTGGCGTTTGTCGTAGGATAA
- a CDS encoding FHA domain-containing protein, translated as MTQTGSNKDKRGVLVCISGKRKDEIVKLRRDNTIFGREKADVIVSDAEVSATHFQVQNIDDVYHIFDMNSSNGTYVNGERIVKAKLREGDVIEIGKTSFRFALEDEKNVRHIPTLFSASRKGKDRTNSLVDTLIEDELKSAKHIQMVIQVTYGDQSSETIELQQKVAFIGRASSFGHFDQDTEISRKHLMIKLNDTGEIFVEDQGSTNGSFINGKRITGMHLVKKSDKITVGQCHLYIYPKGI; from the coding sequence ATGACTCAAACGGGTTCGAATAAGGACAAGCGCGGAGTCCTGGTTTGTATATCTGGGAAAAGAAAGGATGAGATCGTCAAACTTCGCCGCGACAATACGATCTTTGGCCGCGAAAAAGCCGATGTGATCGTGAGCGATGCGGAGGTTTCAGCCACTCATTTTCAAGTCCAGAACATTGATGATGTTTACCATATATTCGATATGAATAGCAGCAATGGCACCTACGTCAATGGCGAGCGAATCGTCAAGGCTAAGCTTCGGGAAGGGGATGTGATTGAGATTGGCAAGACCAGTTTTCGATTTGCCCTGGAAGATGAGAAGAATGTTCGTCATATCCCAACTCTCTTTTCTGCAAGTCGTAAAGGCAAGGATCGCACCAATAGCTTGGTGGATACGCTGATTGAAGATGAACTAAAATCTGCAAAGCATATTCAGATGGTTATCCAAGTCACATATGGCGATCAGTCTAGCGAAACCATTGAGCTTCAGCAAAAGGTGGCATTTATCGGCCGAGCATCGAGTTTTGGTCACTTCGACCAGGACACCGAGATTTCTCGCAAGCATCTCATGATTAAGCTCAATGACACTGGTGAGATTTTTGTCGAAGACCAAGGCTCTACGAATGGCTCCTTCATCAACGGCAAGAGGATTACTGGTATGCACCTCGTCAAGAAATCCGACAAGATCACGGTTGGTCAGTGCCACCTGTATATCTACCCAAAAGGAATCTGA
- a CDS encoding S1 family peptidase has translation MNYLKYVWIAVLCSCVHQPEDSADHEIFVKPKGSLQVERSKASATFAGVQVVVEPSLKSSEFSFLVRKPHRMDLMDDLIDIVVDSAMLKVNYTNGTIYISKQPKYQPQRSQHRRRAFSLASIRDSLGVMVSSNGMKSYSCNGFFIDSRHFVSNHHCLVGSEPCDGIQITASNRKVFSCKKIIGTDQEMDYVVIETNRPRSAKNQFLEFDTKLYSFEQTDKLWVVSVRDNMELVSPCSALGNGISTNAGVLCSSQKGCRLASLLSQCSNRTIALGDSGSPVLNSKGEVIGLLWGYVHGGEKNLPAFVPSRLLKQEFKNMDI, from the coding sequence ATGAATTACCTGAAGTATGTTTGGATCGCTGTATTATGTAGCTGTGTCCACCAGCCAGAAGATAGTGCGGACCACGAAATATTTGTTAAACCAAAGGGCAGTCTTCAAGTAGAACGATCAAAGGCCAGTGCAACGTTTGCTGGGGTTCAGGTTGTCGTCGAGCCGTCTCTAAAAAGTTCTGAATTCTCCTTCTTAGTAAGAAAACCGCATCGGATGGATTTGATGGATGACCTCATAGACATCGTCGTCGACTCCGCCATGCTCAAAGTAAACTATACCAACGGTACGATTTATATTTCTAAGCAGCCTAAATACCAGCCTCAAAGAAGCCAGCACAGGCGGCGGGCATTTAGTCTCGCTTCCATAAGAGACTCACTTGGAGTCATGGTGAGCTCAAATGGAATGAAATCCTATTCGTGCAATGGATTTTTTATTGACTCTCGACACTTTGTTTCTAACCATCACTGCCTTGTCGGGTCTGAACCTTGCGATGGAATTCAAATCACAGCAAGCAACAGGAAAGTCTTCTCCTGCAAGAAAATCATTGGGACCGATCAAGAGATGGACTATGTGGTCATTGAAACCAATCGGCCCAGATCGGCGAAGAACCAATTTCTCGAATTTGATACCAAGCTCTACTCCTTCGAACAAACAGACAAGCTATGGGTTGTCAGCGTCAGAGACAACATGGAACTTGTCAGCCCTTGCTCGGCGTTAGGCAATGGTATTTCCACAAATGCGGGAGTTCTTTGTAGTAGCCAGAAGGGCTGCCGCTTGGCGAGTTTGCTAAGCCAGTGCTCTAATCGGACGATTGCTTTGGGAGATTCTGGAAGTCCAGTTCTCAATAGCAAGGGAGAGGTTATTGGGCTGCTTTGGGGGTATGTTCATGGCGGAGAAAAAAACTTGCCAGCGTTTGTACCATCACGTCTGCTAAAGCAAGAATTTAAGAATATGGATATATGA
- a CDS encoding 3-deoxy-7-phosphoheptulonate synthase — MSQKSSNTHIREFEALISPVEMRKAHPAPNTVIDQVLDYRSQIRSALQGDDPRLLVIVGPCSFHDQKAGLEYANKLNKLRQELEDKLFIIMRVYFEKPRTTVGWKGLINDPHLDDSQDMAAGIRKARQALISIAELGLPAATEFLDPIVPQYTSDLVSWAAIGARTTESQTHREMASGLSMPVGFKNATDGSLDIAANAMVSAQAPHAFLGIDSQGHTSIVRTKGNKDVHIILRGGGGQPNYDRKSIQTAKSLLKAEPNARRIMIDCSHGNSNKDYRRQPEVFEEVIETINQGEQSILGLMLESFLVGGKQSLDQRPLTYGQSVTDGCIDFETTEALLRKAHSSLHI; from the coding sequence ATGTCTCAGAAAAGTAGTAACACCCATATCCGCGAGTTCGAAGCCCTCATATCCCCGGTCGAGATGAGAAAGGCTCACCCAGCACCGAATACTGTTATCGACCAAGTATTAGACTACCGATCACAGATTCGCAGTGCACTACAGGGAGACGACCCACGGCTCCTAGTAATCGTCGGCCCATGCTCATTCCATGATCAGAAAGCAGGCCTAGAGTACGCCAATAAACTAAATAAGCTACGCCAGGAATTAGAAGATAAGCTGTTCATCATCATGCGGGTCTATTTTGAAAAACCACGTACCACCGTTGGCTGGAAAGGCTTGATCAACGATCCTCACCTCGATGACTCCCAAGATATGGCTGCCGGCATCCGCAAGGCTCGCCAGGCACTGATATCAATTGCAGAACTAGGGCTTCCTGCAGCTACGGAGTTCTTGGATCCGATCGTTCCACAATATACCAGCGACCTTGTTTCATGGGCAGCAATCGGTGCTCGGACAACCGAAAGTCAGACCCACCGAGAGATGGCAAGCGGCCTCTCTATGCCCGTCGGTTTCAAAAACGCAACTGACGGCAGTCTCGACATTGCCGCCAATGCTATGGTTTCAGCACAAGCTCCTCACGCCTTTCTAGGCATCGATAGCCAAGGGCACACCAGTATTGTTCGAACCAAGGGCAATAAAGATGTCCATATCATCTTGCGAGGTGGTGGAGGGCAACCAAACTACGATCGCAAGTCCATACAAACAGCGAAATCCTTGCTAAAGGCTGAGCCTAACGCACGACGCATCATGATCGATTGTAGTCACGGTAACAGCAATAAAGACTATCGGCGCCAGCCAGAGGTATTCGAAGAGGTCATCGAAACCATTAACCAAGGCGAGCAATCCATCCTAGGGCTGATGCTGGAAAGCTTTTTGGTTGGGGGCAAGCAGAGCTTGGATCAACGTCCGCTAACCTATGGCCAGTCTGTGACCGACGGCTGTATTGATTTTGAAACCACAGAAGCACTCCTTCGCAAGGCCCATAGCAGCCTGCATATATAA